A window of Ananas comosus cultivar F153 linkage group 4, ASM154086v1, whole genome shotgun sequence contains these coding sequences:
- the LOC109708943 gene encoding uncharacterized protein LOC109708943 yields the protein MATNSTLRLALSVAFLGSLAFIFGVVAENKKPASGTIIHGKGVVICKFPNDPTVALGSLSIVALVATAIVGHFAVFFPYKGKSVPQEVLFRSTSLAVFFFIAEIVSALALGMMMWATITEGLHISRNVHHDLSTQCPTAKTGLFGGAAFLALDAALFWLVCQMLTINARADYLDENDPKGEYGQVYSAEYESNGAAPKV from the exons ATGGCTACAAATTCAACACTAAGACTCGCTCTTTCTGTGGCCTTCTTGGGATCGCTGGCCTTCATCTTTGGTGTCGTTGCGGAAAATAAGAAG CCTGCATCTGGAACAATAATTCACGGAAAAGGTGTTGTTATCTGCAAGTTTCCAAACGACCCAACAGTCGCTCTAGGGAGTTTATCTATCGTCGCGCTTGTTGCAACTGCTATTGTTGGCCATTTTGCTGTGTTTTTCCCGTACAAAGGAAAGTCGGTTCCGCAAGAAGTTTTGTTTCGAAGCACTTCCTTGGCGGTATTCTTCTTTATCGCGGA GATTGTCTCAGCCCTAGCTCTAGGGATGATGATGTGGGCAACCATCACCGAAGGCCTTCACATTTCGCGCAACGTCCACCATGATCTCAGCACCCAATGCCCAACTGCTAAGACCGGGCTGTTTGGCGGAGCCGCCTTCTTGGCCCTGGACGCCGCCCTCTTCTGGCTTGTGTGCCAGATGCTGACGATAAACGCAAGGGCTGATTACTTGGATGAGAATGATCCTAAAGGTGAATATGGCCAGGTTTATTCTGCAGAGTATGAGTCCAATGGGGCTGCTCCTAAGGTTTGA